The sequence GAACACATTTTCATGTTTCCAAGTACCAAGTTGGATTAGAATCCCGCTTGAAGCAAATGAAATCATTGTTAAATGTCGGATCAGATGATATTCGCATCGTAGGGATCTGTGGTATGGGGGGCATTGGTAAGACCACCATTGCCAAGGCTGTCTTTAACGTATTCTTACGTAGATTTGAAGGTTGCAGTTTTCTTGCAAATGTTAGAGAACTGTCAGGACAACCCAATGGTTTGGTTCATTTACAAGAACAACTTCTTTCTGATATCCTAATGGTAGGAAACATGAAAATAACCAGTGTAGATAGAGGTGTCAATATGATCAGTGAAAAGCTTTTCTCCAAAAAGGTTCTTGTTGtccttgatgatgtggatcAATTGACCCAATTAAATGCATTGGCTGGAAGGCGtagttggttcggtttgggaAGTAGAATCATCATAACAACCAGGGATGTGCATTTGTTAAATGGTGTCAAGGTTGATGAAATATATAAGATCACGGAATTGAATACAGAGGAATCTCTTAAGCTCTTTAGTTGGTATGCCTTTGGAAATGATCATCCGACAAATGATTATTTGGAGCTCTCAAAGAGTATAGTTGGTTATGTCAATGGACTTCCTTTAGCTCTTGAAGTTTTGGGTTCTTTTCTATTTGATAAAAGCATTATTGAATACAAGAGTGCACTTGAGAAATTGAAATGGATTCCATATCATGAAATTCAAAGGAAACTTAGAATAAGTTATGATGCTTTAAATGATGATTTGGAGAAGGATATATTCCTTGATATTGCATGTTTCTTTATTGGGATGGACAAGGACCATGTAATTGGAATACTTGGCAGCTGCAATTTCTTCCCAGAAATTGGCATTAGTGTTCTCATCCATAGGTCTCTCATAACAATCAATGAAAAGAATCAGGTGATGATCCATGATTTACTTCGAGATATGGGACGGGAAATTGTTCGTGAAGAATCCCCAAAGGAGCCTGGTAAACGCAGCAGATTATGGTTTTATGATGACGTCCACAATGTCTTGACAAAACATACGGTAAGAGTATATGAAATTAAGAGGAAAGCACATTTTCTTTTCAACAGTTTAAAGTCAATATTAGTGTGGAAAGGTTGTGGATGTGTTGCAGAGGTGAGGGTTGGGTGTGTGTGTATACAACATTCTTATTAATGTTCTTTGTTATCAGGGAACGGAAAATGTTGAAGGCCTTACTCTAAACATGCATGGAATTATAGCAGCAGATCATATCCGTACTGAAGCCTTTGCAAAGATGCAGAGGCTAAGACTTCTCCAATTCAATCATGTACACCTTGCTGGAAACTACAAACATTTTTCAAAGGAGTTGAGATGGCTATGTTGGTATGGTTTCCCTTTGAACTCCATACCTACTAACTTTCATCTTGAGAACCTTGTTATACTTGACATGCAACATAGCAAGATCAAATATCTTTGGAAGGGAATCAAGGTATGGTATAAtctgtcatttattttctttcctcgaATCAGATTcatatttctaaaaaataattacttACTCCTTTTAGTTGTACCCTTCATTTTCGGCAGTTGCTCAAGAAGTTGAAAGTTCTGAATCTCAGTTATTCCCATGGCCTAACCCAAACCCCTGACTTTTCTGGACTCCCCATGGTTGAGAAATTGATATTTGAAGGTTGTACAAGTTTGGTTGCGGTTCACCATTCCATTGGAAAACTTGAGAGACTTGTGTTTTTTAGTTTAAAAGATTGTGTAAACTTGAGAAATCTACCAAACGGCATTTGTGAGTTGATATCTCTTGAAAATCTTATTCTTTGTGGTTGCTCAAAACTTGAAAAGTTGCCAGAAGACATTGGAAATATGAGATGTTTAAGGGAGCTTATTGTAGATGACACTGCCATACAAGAACTCCCCCTTTCTATTGGAATCCTGAAGAATCTCATAAGTTTATCTTTAAGTGGATGTAAGAGATCAACCTCTAAACATTGGAACCCATTCTATTGGTTTTGGAGTTCAGTAAGAAAAATACCTGATTCCATCACTGTGCTGCCAACTTCTCTCATGGGTTTATCCTCTTTAAGAAAACTAAATATGAGAAATTGCAATTTGTTGGAAGGTGCAATTCCTGGTGAGATTGGGAGCATGTGCTCATTGGAACATTTGGATATGGGCAATAACAAATTTTGTAGACTACCAACCAGTATCCGTCATCTTTCTCAACTGAAGTCCCTTAAGTTGGAAAACTGCACAAGGCTTCAATTCCTTCCAGAACTTCCATCAAGTTTAGAGGAACTTAATGCAGGTGGCTGCTCATCATTGGAACgattatcaaattttgaaaGTCTATCCTCATTGATCAAGTTGGATATATGCTACACCAATTTTTGTACCCTACCAGCTTGCCTTGGTCGGTTTTCTCAGCTCAGGGACCTTGTAATAAGTAATTGCTCAAGGCTTCAAGTGCTCCCAGAGCTTCCATCAAGTTTAAGGGTATTAACTGCAATAGGTTGCACATCGATGGAAAGATTATCAGATGTTTCTAACTGTCATAACTTGCCCTTTTTATTCCTTGATGGTTGTCCAATGCTAGCTGAAATTCAAGGCTTTGAGAACTTGAAGTCCATAGAAGCTATTTTTATGAGGGGGCGCAACAATCTATCAAATAATTGTAAGAGTCTTGAGAGTCGTCTCGTCCAGGTTCtctcccttctcctccttctctctctctctctctctctctctctctctctctctctctctctctctctctctctcacagtttCATGATTTCTATGGAACAGGGATTGTGTGGGCATGGTATGTTGGACATATATCTTTCTGGGAGCAAGGTTCCAGATTACTTCTACCATCGTAGTATGGGGTGTTCAATCATTTTTGAGGTTCCTCCGCTTTCAGATAGGAAGATCCAAGGGTTAACTGTATGTGCTGTTTGGACAGGCAAGAAAGAACCATATGAATTTGTCTCAAGAAATACTCTTCCTGTTATTATTCATAATAAAACAAAGGGTCATGCAAGTGAAATCGCCCCACTTTTGTATCCTTTGAAGGCCTATTATCAAGATGAGTTGTTGGTAGCCCATATACCACGTACTGACTTGGATTTTCCATTGGAGCATGGTGATCAAATTGAAGTTTCAGTAAATATAGGAGAAAAATTCCAGTTGAAAGAGTGTGGAGTGAATCTAGTGTATGAACAAGATGAGAAATGTTCCCGGCCGTCAGACAGTGAAGCAGTGATTGGATGTGGTAGCTCCCATTTGTGTGCTGCTGATGTTATCAACACAGATAATTCAGGTGTTAGAATTGGGGTTAAGAGAGGTCTAAATGAAGAAGTGGGTCTCCAAGGTGATCAGTCTACTGAAGAACAAGAACCTAAGAGGTTGAGGACCAAGCTTAGTCCAGACAATTGAGGATTCTATGGAGTTACTTCAAACCTTCTTAACTTTTAGAGAAACCAAAGTTGATTCATCAAGGTAAGCTCAATAGGGTAGGCATTATGTAGCCTTTTTAGTGATTTTATTTGGCAATTGCTGTTGTATTCTTATAGAGGGGAAAGGGTGTGAGAGAAGATTTGTTTTGAGTctttgaaagggaaaaagatctGTATTATATCAGAAATTAAGTGTGTTTCAttcatttaataataaaattgaTGCTTGAGATTAAAGATCGGAGAACAACTAAATACTAATGGTCGTAATGTTGGCCTTACAGCATAGAACTAGAACAGATGCCAAGACACTATCAAAACAGGGGAACGCAACAGAGAGTTAAACTGTTAAACTGTGCTCTCGTCATCCCTCAAAATAATACATTACTTACTCCACAAGCCTTCAGTGGATAGGATAAAACTGCAAACCAGGGGGGAGGCAAAA is a genomic window of Macadamia integrifolia cultivar HAES 741 chromosome 13, SCU_Mint_v3, whole genome shotgun sequence containing:
- the LOC122058759 gene encoding disease resistance protein RPV1-like — its product is MDSKCTREGSSSSTPCWNYDVFLSFRGEDTRKNFTDHLYTALLQKGINTFRDDDELKRGEDIASELLKAIEKSRISVIVFSKNYASSRWCLDELVKIIECREIGQMVLPVFYDVDPSDVRKQSGIFGEGFARQEERFKVETEKVESWRRALKKAGNLSGWDLRNGYESKFIQSIVDKVLSNLNRTHFHVSKYQVGLESRLKQMKSLLNVGSDDIRIVGICGMGGIGKTTIAKAVFNVFLRRFEGCSFLANVRELSGQPNGLVHLQEQLLSDILMVGNMKITSVDRGVNMISEKLFSKKVLVVLDDVDQLTQLNALAGRRSWFGLGSRIIITTRDVHLLNGVKVDEIYKITELNTEESLKLFSWYAFGNDHPTNDYLELSKSIVGYVNGLPLALEVLGSFLFDKSIIEYKSALEKLKWIPYHEIQRKLRISYDALNDDLEKDIFLDIACFFIGMDKDHVIGILGSCNFFPEIGISVLIHRSLITINEKNQVMIHDLLRDMGREIVREESPKEPGKRSRLWFYDDVHNVLTKHTGTENVEGLTLNMHGIIAADHIRTEAFAKMQRLRLLQFNHVHLAGNYKHFSKELRWLCWYGFPLNSIPTNFHLENLVILDMQHSKIKYLWKGIKLLKKLKVLNLSYSHGLTQTPDFSGLPMVEKLIFEGCTSLVAVHHSIGKLERLVFFSLKDCVNLRNLPNGICELISLENLILCGCSKLEKLPEDIGNMRCLRELIVDDTAIQELPLSIGILKNLISLSLSGCKRSTSKHWNPFYWFWSSVRKIPDSITVLPTSLMGLSSLRKLNMRNCNLLEGAIPGEIGSMCSLEHLDMGNNKFCRLPTSIRHLSQLKSLKLENCTRLQFLPELPSSLEELNAGGCSSLERLSNFESLSSLIKLDICYTNFCTLPACLGRFSQLRDLVISNCSRLQVLPELPSSLRVLTAIGCTSMERLSDVSNCHNLPFLFLDGCPMLAEIQGFENLKSIEAIFMRGRNNLSNNCKSLESRLVQGLCGHGMLDIYLSGSKVPDYFYHRSMGCSIIFEVPPLSDRKIQGLTVCAVWTGKKEPYEFVSRNTLPVIIHNKTKGHASEIAPLLYPLKAYYQDELLVAHIPRTDLDFPLEHGDQIEVSVNIGEKFQLKECGVNLVYEQDEKCSRPSDSEAVIGCGSSHLCAADVINTDNSGVRIGVKRGLNEEVGLQGDQSTEEQEPKRLRTKLSPDN